In the genome of Flavobacterium panacagri, one region contains:
- a CDS encoding DUF1634 domain-containing protein, which translates to MEKSNMVQEEKFGEKDFQTIIGNLLRYGVWISLSVAFIGGIVYLMNHGSQIEDYSVFKENDRNIFEVIAAVYHGAISGDGASLIFTGIILLFLTPVLRVLLSLFSFLLEKDYLYVGITLIVIVIIIISISFGFSH; encoded by the coding sequence ATGGAAAAATCTAATATGGTACAAGAAGAAAAATTTGGAGAAAAAGACTTTCAGACCATTATCGGAAACTTACTTCGTTATGGTGTTTGGATTTCGTTATCAGTAGCTTTTATTGGTGGAATTGTTTATTTAATGAACCACGGAAGCCAGATTGAAGATTATTCTGTTTTTAAAGAAAATGACCGAAATATATTTGAAGTAATCGCTGCAGTTTACCATGGAGCCATTAGCGGAGACGGTGCATCTTTAATCTTCACAGGGATTATTTTACTGTTTTTAACTCCTGTTTTGCGAGTTTTACTATCGCTTTTTTCATTTTTATTGGAGAAAGATTATTTATATGTAGGCATTACTTTAATTGTAATTGTCATTATTATTATCAGTATCTCATTCGGTTTTTCTCATTAG
- a CDS encoding sulfite exporter TauE/SafE family protein, which translates to MTILTFTLIMILGAFLAGFIGSLSGLGGGIIIIPLLTILLGVDIHYAIGAALVSVIATSSGSAAAYVKEGITNMRMGIFLEIATTIGAVCGALLSTVAPTSFIAVLFGLTLIFSAINSLRKKEEHIVLESSPLAKKLKLDGTYPAHNGEIIKYGTKNVIGGFSMMGVAGMMSGLLGIGSGAFKVIAMDNIMRVPFKVSTTTSNFMMGVTAMASSVIYIQKGYIEPGICMPVVIGVLFGAMAGAKILVKTNPKKLRVFFACLIFVLAVNMIYNGLNGKI; encoded by the coding sequence ATGACAATACTTACCTTTACACTGATTATGATTCTGGGTGCCTTTTTAGCAGGCTTTATCGGTTCATTATCAGGCTTGGGCGGGGGAATTATAATCATTCCGCTGCTCACAATTCTTCTCGGAGTCGATATTCATTATGCCATTGGAGCCGCTTTGGTTTCGGTAATTGCAACTTCTTCCGGCTCTGCCGCTGCTTATGTAAAAGAAGGAATTACTAATATGAGAATGGGAATTTTTCTTGAAATTGCCACTACAATTGGTGCAGTTTGTGGAGCTTTACTTTCTACCGTTGCTCCTACTTCATTTATTGCAGTTTTATTTGGACTAACGTTGATTTTCTCAGCAATTAATTCACTTCGCAAGAAAGAAGAACACATTGTTTTAGAATCTAGTCCATTGGCTAAAAAACTAAAGTTGGATGGAACTTATCCTGCACACAACGGAGAAATCATAAAATACGGAACCAAAAACGTGATTGGCGGTTTCAGTATGATGGGCGTTGCCGGAATGATGTCTGGTTTACTCGGAATTGGTTCTGGTGCTTTTAAAGTAATTGCAATGGATAATATTATGCGAGTTCCGTTTAAAGTTTCTACTACAACCAGTAATTTTATGATGGGTGTTACCGCAATGGCAAGTTCCGTAATTTATATTCAGAAAGGATATATCGAACCTGGAATTTGTATGCCGGTTGTAATTGGCGTTTTGTTTGGAGCAATGGCTGGCGCTAAAATATTAGTGAAAACAAATCCGAAAAAATTAAGAGTATTTTTTGCCTGCCTGATTTTTGTTTTGGCAGTAAACATGATTTATAACGGACTAAATGGAAAAATCTAA
- a CDS encoding helix-turn-helix domain-containing protein, whose product MAFKIDSDDFVDFLEIDKKPELQLPETVLQHEKDIKFVTPKGDILFHEHTITEELSILQGNYQLHDDVAISGHGDSSLLEMHFNLTDQKIGYINPGSSKGYASPMSGNITFLSAEDNHAKIDFKKDIVYNTFDIHLPLNVLTKYEGESKVMDSFLNNIQKNNSNALAKNEIKISAKIFSVIEDIKNCFYRGLTRKIYMESKIYELIALSHHNLDIEKQSRNLASDDIDKIKFAAQLIRENIDNPFTIVELARKVGVNQTKLKEGFKTVFGDTVFGYLQEIRMNKARHFLTDTSLSIQEISLLSGYQNVSNFSIAFKRIFGYPPTKLRLKV is encoded by the coding sequence ATGGCATTTAAAATTGACTCAGATGATTTTGTGGATTTTCTAGAAATAGATAAAAAACCAGAACTACAACTGCCTGAAACAGTACTTCAGCACGAAAAAGACATCAAATTTGTCACACCTAAAGGCGATATTTTATTCCACGAACATACTATTACAGAAGAGTTATCCATTCTTCAGGGAAACTATCAACTACATGATGATGTTGCGATTTCTGGGCATGGAGATTCTTCATTGTTAGAGATGCATTTCAACCTTACAGATCAGAAAATCGGATACATAAATCCTGGTTCTTCAAAAGGTTATGCTTCTCCGATGTCGGGTAATATTACTTTTCTTTCTGCCGAAGACAATCATGCCAAAATTGACTTCAAAAAAGATATTGTGTACAATACTTTTGACATTCATCTCCCTTTAAATGTATTGACTAAATACGAAGGAGAATCTAAAGTAATGGACAGTTTCCTTAATAATATTCAAAAAAATAATAGCAACGCTTTAGCTAAAAACGAAATCAAAATAAGTGCTAAAATATTCAGCGTTATAGAAGACATCAAAAACTGTTTTTACCGCGGTCTGACCCGAAAAATCTATATGGAATCTAAAATCTATGAACTTATTGCTTTAAGTCATCATAATTTAGACATCGAAAAACAATCCAGAAACTTAGCCAGCGATGATATTGATAAAATAAAATTTGCCGCGCAGCTGATTCGTGAAAACATTGATAATCCGTTTACGATTGTCGAACTAGCGCGAAAAGTCGGCGTGAACCAGACTAAACTAAAAGAAGGTTTTAAAACCGTTTTTGGCGATACTGTTTTTGGTTACCTGCAGGAAATCAGAATGAATAAGGCGAGGCATTTTCTAACAGACACTTCGCTTTCCATTCAGGAAATCAGCCTTCTCTCGGGGTATCAGAATGTTTCTAATTTTAGTATTGCTTTTAAAAGGATATTTGGTTATCCGCCTACTAAGCTGAGATTGAAGGTTTAG
- a CDS encoding TonB-dependent receptor plug domain-containing protein, with product MFMFLVGLFGANACPVYIHIEDNLGNPASGLTVLVNNKSMGISNNSGVFELSLSDGNYTIEIVKNDIIKSRKTVSVVCGQDNHFTFQLDSSDSDSANLKEVTIQNKSVKKQIEESPFSVQVIDFKKQYDKAGDVGDFLNRASGVKIRTNGNIGSQVQVNLGGLQGKAVRIFKDGIPIELFGHGFSLGTIPVNMLDRVEIYKGVMPVYLASDALGGGVNLVTRTSNKDFAEVSYEIASFNTHRATANLYLQNKNNFYGGFNGSFNYSDNNYKVNVPIQNATNEEFRNVKRFHDMTRSNYGEAFVGLKEKTWADDLRLTLIYSDFYKQIQNDASMVSVYGQAFSKEQNYTGMINYRKKFFDDKLKVNFLTNYSHFNTKFIDTTTVRYNWLGEVIAENMQPGEIRTGNNQRMKYNFVSSRLNLEYELSDRNFLEFSQLYYSQRRKGSDPLGAVSIIDGVDVLTVPATYRKDNMAFAWRSLWLDKKLESIVAAKYYHYYTDGYTTDNYGFAWKSSKDDSQFGYLGGLKWEENNYLLKFSYEYATRLPDEYEIFGDARLVKENLDLNPEKSHNLNLNGQYSILKENSSLTFSANLFYRKVQDIIFLELDIPFNRYINYENSEIKGFEFETNYAPAKWLNTGFNVTYQDIRRVGIKEAAFKYLNDSRVPNIPFLFGNFWANTFFGNLFEKGDSLNFTWNANYTHRFFLVEIPKNQEPPLFGSVKDFQTSLIIPRDGRIGQFSNDVGVYYHFADKKTTVSAECRNIGDVRLYDNFNVQRPGRSFHLKLVYNFF from the coding sequence ATGTTTATGTTTCTGGTTGGCTTGTTCGGTGCAAATGCTTGTCCAGTATATATTCATATTGAAGATAATCTTGGAAATCCTGCTTCAGGTTTAACCGTTTTGGTTAACAATAAATCAATGGGAATTAGTAATAATTCCGGTGTTTTCGAACTTTCTCTATCCGACGGAAATTATACCATTGAAATCGTAAAAAATGATATCATAAAATCGAGAAAGACCGTTTCTGTCGTATGTGGTCAGGACAATCATTTTACATTTCAATTAGATTCATCCGACAGTGATTCGGCAAATTTAAAAGAAGTTACCATACAAAACAAAAGCGTAAAAAAACAGATTGAAGAATCTCCTTTTTCGGTTCAAGTAATTGATTTTAAAAAGCAGTATGATAAAGCGGGGGATGTCGGCGATTTTTTGAACCGAGCTTCGGGAGTAAAAATAAGAACTAACGGAAATATCGGCTCTCAAGTTCAGGTCAATCTGGGCGGACTTCAGGGAAAAGCGGTTCGTATTTTTAAAGACGGAATTCCAATTGAATTGTTTGGACACGGTTTCAGCCTTGGAACAATTCCTGTAAATATGCTGGATCGTGTTGAAATTTACAAAGGGGTTATGCCTGTTTATCTGGCTTCTGACGCTTTGGGCGGAGGCGTGAATCTGGTTACTAGAACTTCTAATAAAGATTTTGCTGAAGTATCGTATGAAATTGCTTCTTTTAATACACATCGTGCGACAGCCAATTTATATCTTCAAAATAAAAACAATTTCTACGGAGGTTTTAATGGTTCTTTTAATTATTCTGATAATAATTATAAAGTAAATGTCCCAATTCAAAATGCTACCAATGAGGAATTTAGAAATGTAAAACGTTTTCACGACATGACCAGATCCAATTATGGAGAAGCATTTGTGGGATTAAAAGAAAAAACATGGGCAGATGATCTTCGTCTGACTTTAATTTATTCTGATTTCTATAAGCAGATTCAAAACGATGCCAGTATGGTAAGTGTTTATGGACAGGCTTTCTCAAAAGAACAGAATTACACGGGAATGATCAATTACCGCAAGAAATTCTTTGATGATAAGCTTAAAGTAAATTTCCTGACGAATTACAGTCATTTTAATACCAAATTTATTGATACTACTACAGTTCGTTATAATTGGTTAGGTGAAGTGATTGCTGAAAACATGCAACCGGGAGAGATTAGAACAGGAAACAATCAGCGAATGAAATACAATTTTGTTTCTTCAAGATTGAACTTGGAATATGAACTTTCTGATCGTAATTTTTTAGAATTCAGTCAATTGTATTATTCCCAGAGAAGAAAAGGAAGCGATCCTCTTGGAGCAGTTTCTATAATCGACGGAGTTGATGTTTTGACCGTTCCGGCAACTTATCGAAAAGATAATATGGCATTCGCCTGGCGTTCATTATGGCTTGATAAGAAATTAGAAAGCATTGTAGCAGCCAAATATTATCATTATTATACAGATGGATACACAACTGATAATTACGGTTTTGCATGGAAATCTTCAAAAGATGACAGTCAGTTTGGCTATTTAGGAGGACTAAAATGGGAAGAGAACAATTATTTATTGAAGTTTTCTTATGAATATGCAACACGTCTTCCAGATGAATATGAAATTTTTGGAGATGCGAGATTAGTAAAAGAAAATCTAGATCTTAATCCTGAAAAAAGCCATAATCTGAATTTAAATGGTCAGTATTCTATCCTAAAAGAAAACAGCAGTTTGACCTTTTCTGCCAATTTATTCTATAGAAAAGTTCAGGATATTATTTTTCTAGAATTGGATATTCCGTTCAACCGATACATTAATTATGAGAATTCAGAAATAAAAGGTTTTGAGTTTGAAACCAATTATGCTCCAGCAAAATGGCTGAATACAGGATTTAATGTAACCTATCAAGACATTCGAAGAGTTGGAATTAAAGAAGCTGCTTTTAAATATTTAAATGATTCTAGAGTGCCGAATATTCCGTTTTTGTTTGGAAACTTTTGGGCGAATACTTTCTTCGGAAATTTATTCGAAAAAGGCGACAGCTTAAATTTTACTTGGAATGCTAATTATACACATAGATTTTTCTTAGTTGAAATTCCAAAAAATCAGGAACCGCCTTTATTTGGTTCCGTAAAAGATTTTCAAACCTCATTGATTATTCCGAGAGACGGCAGAATAGGGCAGTTTTCTAACGATGTTGGTGTTTATTATCATTTTGCAGATAAAAAAACAACGGTTTCAGCTGAGTGCCGAAACATTGGAGATGTCCGATTGTATGACAATTTTAACGTGCAGCGACCTGGAAGATCATTCCATCTTAAACTAGTTTATAATTTTTTTTAA
- a CDS encoding tetratricopeptide repeat protein, which yields MMKNYRSYQKVEPVYFSGEIFFPVGLLFAASLITYGLLYFTGFWPALFFNVVIAWCGYFYMYYFGRSNSKITFEFISGVFLIIALLLFVDYGVYVLVQYQKTRIFSRLYFTVWLAILIGVPISYYTYYFGSHYYKKVSLADRYFKTYFSIYHDRELLMHIDSVAFVNPFKTLISDIKIENNNCFYSDEELAEMDRASKYYYLQKSAFSGLIHIPFGADQFEISWFSFVEDKQYKVNVPFPIEELKLEEEKYPLDEPKNIRGKKSKRIYLHIYQKGAFKLYTEDQVLLDFISSESMEIDQEEKKEKVITNIYSHKYYNNKKRFFELLESIKNSNAIEERFKLKDKQVVWNLELSGLDQRHYLEILGADFKTIKIEKEEFSQIFLRSLPKRMTFVFRGSYLFPWLTLHIDIQKLNQCIEELTSYNSENAITFSLDFKSLGADLAFYVFGNKKKVLFTDWEMVIDENRKKEMDEEILEKQEDETKRRLLNEGWDFVFSKNYKGAQKKCEELLALDSSYGFAYFLEARLLWYTEGFEACYSKRNYFFAKTEHEPAALAHLYNSFGCILDLELCYEESLQYFEKAIEINPKEPIYVCNLGEMYYKLLEPVKALNLAKRAKSMGYESDMLTEILNNKGKIDLINH from the coding sequence ATGATGAAAAATTATCGTTCGTATCAAAAAGTTGAACCTGTTTATTTCAGTGGAGAAATATTCTTTCCTGTTGGGTTGCTTTTTGCTGCTTCTCTTATAACTTATGGGTTGCTTTATTTTACAGGATTTTGGCCGGCACTTTTTTTTAATGTGGTTATTGCTTGGTGCGGTTATTTTTATATGTATTATTTCGGAAGATCCAATTCTAAAATTACTTTTGAATTTATATCTGGCGTTTTTCTAATTATTGCTCTTTTACTTTTTGTCGATTATGGAGTATATGTTTTAGTACAATATCAAAAAACGAGAATTTTTAGCAGACTTTATTTTACTGTCTGGCTTGCAATTTTAATTGGAGTACCTATTAGTTATTACACCTATTATTTTGGTTCACATTATTATAAGAAAGTAAGTTTAGCAGATAGGTATTTTAAAACCTATTTCAGCATATATCATGACAGAGAACTTTTAATGCATATTGATTCTGTTGCATTTGTAAACCCTTTTAAAACACTTATTTCTGATATTAAAATTGAAAACAACAACTGTTTCTATTCTGATGAAGAACTGGCAGAAATGGATAGGGCTTCTAAATATTATTACTTGCAAAAATCAGCTTTTTCTGGATTGATTCATATTCCTTTTGGAGCAGATCAGTTTGAAATTTCGTGGTTTTCTTTTGTTGAAGATAAACAATACAAAGTCAATGTGCCGTTTCCAATTGAGGAGTTAAAATTGGAAGAAGAAAAATATCCATTAGACGAACCTAAAAATATAAGAGGAAAAAAATCTAAGCGAATTTATCTTCATATTTATCAAAAAGGAGCCTTTAAATTATATACAGAAGATCAGGTTTTACTGGACTTCATTTCATCAGAATCCATGGAAATTGATCAGGAAGAAAAGAAAGAAAAAGTTATAACAAATATCTATTCTCATAAATATTATAATAACAAAAAAAGGTTTTTTGAACTTTTAGAGTCTATTAAAAACTCAAATGCAATTGAAGAACGCTTTAAACTGAAAGACAAACAAGTAGTTTGGAATTTAGAATTATCAGGTTTAGATCAGCGCCATTATCTTGAAATTTTGGGTGCTGATTTTAAAACGATTAAAATAGAAAAAGAAGAGTTTTCACAAATTTTTCTCAGATCGCTTCCTAAAAGAATGACTTTTGTTTTTCGAGGATCATATTTGTTTCCGTGGCTCACCTTGCATATTGATATCCAAAAATTAAATCAATGTATAGAAGAACTTACGAGCTATAATTCAGAAAATGCTATTACTTTTTCTCTTGATTTTAAAAGTTTAGGTGCCGATTTAGCGTTTTATGTTTTTGGAAACAAAAAGAAAGTTCTATTTACCGATTGGGAAATGGTGATTGATGAAAATAGAAAAAAAGAAATGGACGAAGAAATTCTGGAAAAACAGGAAGATGAAACCAAAAGAAGACTTTTAAACGAAGGCTGGGATTTTGTTTTTAGTAAAAATTATAAAGGCGCTCAAAAAAAGTGCGAAGAACTTTTAGCACTTGATTCTAGTTATGGATTTGCTTATTTCCTTGAAGCACGATTATTATGGTATACAGAAGGTTTTGAAGCTTGTTACAGCAAGAGAAACTATTTTTTTGCGAAGACCGAACATGAACCTGCAGCTTTGGCACATCTCTACAATAGTTTCGGCTGTATTTTAGATTTGGAACTGTGTTATGAAGAATCGCTTCAGTATTTTGAAAAAGCAATTGAAATCAACCCGAAAGAACCTATTTATGTTTGCAATCTTGGCGAAATGTATTATAAACTTTTAGAACCTGTAAAAGCATTAAATCTGGCGAAAAGAGCAAAATCAATGGGATACGAATCGGATATGCTGACTGAAATATTGAACAATAAAGGAAAAATAGATTTGATTAATCATTAA
- a CDS encoding DoxX family membrane protein: protein MKNITILEAGLILRIVLAITMLSAVADRFGIWGAPGSNGVAWGNWENFVVYTNTLNPYANKATAEILGAAATVLEVVLSLLLLFGFKTRIAALGTAFLLFFFGFAMAVSVSVKAPFDYSVWTSVAAALLLANIGKTAFAVDNRI from the coding sequence ATGAAAAACATAACCATATTAGAAGCAGGTTTAATTTTAAGAATAGTTTTAGCCATCACAATGCTTTCAGCCGTAGCTGATCGATTTGGAATCTGGGGAGCGCCGGGCTCAAACGGCGTAGCTTGGGGAAATTGGGAGAACTTTGTAGTTTACACCAACACATTAAATCCTTACGCAAACAAAGCCACAGCGGAAATTTTAGGTGCGGCCGCAACAGTTCTAGAAGTTGTACTTAGTCTGTTGTTATTGTTTGGATTTAAAACCAGAATAGCAGCTTTAGGAACCGCTTTCCTATTATTCTTTTTCGGGTTTGCAATGGCGGTTTCTGTTTCGGTAAAAGCGCCTTTTGATTATTCGGTTTGGACAAGCGTTGCTGCGGCACTTTTGCTTGCTAATATTGGTAAAACAGCTTTTGCCGTTGATAATAGAATATAA